A window of Staphylococcus sp. 17KM0847 contains these coding sequences:
- the rpe gene encoding ribulose-phosphate 3-epimerase, whose product MTKIFPSLLSADFLALKDEIDTLERAGVDALHFDVMDGTFVPNISIGLPILEAVRRGTTLPIDVHLMIDNPEMYIDVFCEKGADKVSVHVESTPHIHRAIQKIKKHGKEAGIVVNPGTAIDVIQPMLTEVDFVLVMSVNPGFGGQAFIEQSIDKIHTLHQLRKTHNLTFNIEVDGGINEKTGQQVIDAGADWLVAGSYFFKHSDYAKAVQTLKGQA is encoded by the coding sequence ATGACAAAAATATTTCCTTCTTTACTGTCAGCAGATTTTTTAGCGTTAAAAGATGAAATCGATACTTTAGAGCGTGCCGGTGTAGACGCTTTACACTTTGATGTGATGGATGGTACATTCGTTCCTAATATTTCTATTGGCCTACCGATACTTGAAGCTGTAAGACGTGGAACGACACTGCCTATTGATGTTCATTTGATGATTGATAATCCTGAAATGTATATTGATGTTTTTTGTGAAAAAGGTGCAGATAAGGTATCTGTACATGTTGAGTCAACGCCCCATATTCATCGTGCAATTCAAAAAATAAAAAAACACGGTAAAGAAGCAGGTATTGTAGTGAACCCGGGGACAGCTATTGATGTGATTCAACCTATGTTAACAGAAGTTGATTTTGTACTTGTCATGTCAGTGAACCCAGGATTTGGTGGGCAGGCGTTTATTGAACAAAGCATTGATAAAATTCATACACTTCATCAACTGCGTAAAACACACAACTTAACATTTAATATAGAAGTGGATGGTGGCATTAATGAAAAAACAGGACAACAAGTTATTGATGCCGGTGCAGATTGGTTAGTTGCAGGTTCATATTTCTTCAAGCATTCTGACTATGCGAAAGCCGTACAAACTTTAAAAGGGCAGGCGTAA